CGTCGCCGAGTACAACCGCGAGAAGGATCGGGTGACCATCGAGAAGACCTTTGAAGCGCTTCTGCAGATCATGGATGAGATGGACGATGAGGAGAGCCGTGCCGTTCGGGAAGGACTCGACGAGGAAAGTCTCGCCGTGTTCGACTTGCTGAGAAAGCTGGACCTGACGCCTGGAGACATCAAACGCATCAAGGCCGTGGCCGTTGACCTGCTCGTAACCCTCAAGGCGGAAAAACTGCGAATCAATCACTGGCGCGACAAGGAATCCACCCGCGACGCGGTTCGACTGACGATTCAGGATTATCTCTGGAGCGAGCAAACCGGGTTGCCGAAAACCTATTCAGAGGAGGACGTGCGGGACAAGACAGAGGCGGTTTTCGTGCATGTGTTCCGGGCGTACCCAACGGTGCCGTCACCCTACTACGCCAGCATGGCGTCGTAGAGAGTAACGAAGGACAACATGAAATACCAGCCACCCTACACCATCACCCCGGCGATTGTGAATCTTGTTGCCGAGATCGGCGAAACCATCGGCCGCTACACCGTGCTGGCCGAACAGAACCTGACTCCGCGCCTGCGCCGGGAGAACCGCATCCGTACCATCCAGGCCTCGTTGGCCATCGAGAACAATACGCTCACCCTTGAACAGGTGACCGCCGTGATTGAGGGCAAACGGGTTTTGGGCCACCCCCGCGAGATTCAGGAGGTGCGTAACGCCTTTGCGACCTACGAGGCCATGGCGGACTGGGACGCCAGTGTCGAGAAGGATCTGTTGGCGGCGCACGAGTTGTTAATGCGCGGGCTGGTGGATGAAACGGGCCGATATCGATCCGGCGGGGTCGGCATCTTCCGGGGAGAACAGCTGGTGCACATGGCTCCCCCCGCAGAACGCGTGCCCAAGCTGATGGCGGATCTGCTTGATTGGCTGGAAAACACCAACGAACATCCCTTGGTGGCCAGTTGCATTTTTCACTACGAGTTTGAATTCATCCACCCCTTTGCTGACGGCAACGGCCGCATGGGTCGGTTGTGGCAAACCCTGATTCTTCGGAACTGGAAGCCGCTGCTGGCCTACTTGCCGGTGGAGACCGTGATCCGTGATCGCCAGGAGGATTATTACCGGGTGCTCGCGGTGGCCGACAGCCAAGCGGATGCCACGCCATTTGTCGAATTCATGCTGGGTGCGTTACGCGATGCCGTACGCGAGGCGGTGTCGACCGATCAAGTAGGCGACCAAGTAACCGACCAAGTAGCGGCATTGATCCGTGCAATTGGGAGCGGCGAGCTGGGTAGCAATGATTTGATGCAGGCTTTGGGTTTGTCACACCGACCCACGTTCCGGAACAACTACCTCAACCCAGCCATGGAAGACGAATGGATCGAACGCACACAACCCGATTCCCCTCGCAGCCCGACTCAGCGCTACCGGTT
This genomic interval from Deltaproteobacteria bacterium contains the following:
- a CDS encoding DUF3387 domain-containing protein, encoding VAEYNREKDRVTIEKTFEALLQIMDEMDDEESRAVREGLDEESLAVFDLLRKLDLTPGDIKRIKAVAVDLLVTLKAEKLRINHWRDKESTRDAVRLTIQDYLWSEQTGLPKTYSEEDVRDKTEAVFVHVFRAYPTVPSPYYASMAS
- a CDS encoding Fic family protein, which produces MKYQPPYTITPAIVNLVAEIGETIGRYTVLAEQNLTPRLRRENRIRTIQASLAIENNTLTLEQVTAVIEGKRVLGHPREIQEVRNAFATYEAMADWDASVEKDLLAAHELLMRGLVDETGRYRSGGVGIFRGEQLVHMAPPAERVPKLMADLLDWLENTNEHPLVASCIFHYEFEFIHPFADGNGRMGRLWQTLILRNWKPLLAYLPVETVIRDRQEDYYRVLAVADSQADATPFVEFMLGALRDAVREAVSTDQVGDQVTDQVAALIRAIGSGELGSNDLMQALGLSHRPTFRNNYLNPAMEDEWIERTQPDSPRSPTQRYRLTGKGHRWLQHHADE